Part of the Natronobacterium gregoryi SP2 genome, TGCATATGAACGACGACGAGGACCTGCGCCAGGAGGTCCACCGTCTCCGTGACGACGTCGACGCCCTCCATCGTCGACTCGAGTCCCTCGAGGATCGACTCGATGCGAACGAGGATCGATCCGGGGATCGATCGACGGTAGCCGAAGCGACGGCTGATTCGCCCGCGGAAGACGTATCGAGCGCCGAGTGCGAGACCGATTCTGGCACGTCCACCATCGACGACGCCGAGCTACCGGACAAAACGCCCGCCGACAGTCGTGACTGGGAGTTCGCGGTCGGCGTTCGCTGGCTCGGCCTCGCGGGCGCGGCCGCGCTCGTGATCGGCGTCGCGTTTTTCGTTCAGTTGGCGATCGAAATCGGGCTGCTCGGCCCGCTCGGGCGTGTCGCCGTCGGGACACTCGGCGGCCTGGCGTTGTTCGGTGCCGGCCGCTACGCCGCGACGCGACAGGAGTACGTCCGCTGGGGGCGCATCGCCGCCGGCGCGGGGATGGCCGTCGCCTACCTCAGCGTCTACGCAGCCTACGGCTTCGAAGGCTACCGCGAGGCGATCGGGACGCCGCTGTGGGCCGTCCTCGCGGCGCTGACACTGCTGGTCGGCACGACGGCACTGGTCTCGATCCGGGATGGCGCACCACTGGTCGTCGGCGAAGCGTTCCTGCTTGGCTACGTCACCGCAGCCCTGAGCCTCGAGGCCGCGACGCTGGTCGTGACGCCCGCGTACCTCCTGTTGCTCGCCGGCGGAGTGGTCGCCGTTGCCACGGTCGAGCCATGGAGCCGGCTCGTCCTCTCGAGTACGTTCGCCACCTACGGCGTCTTCCTGCTGTGGCTGCTCGATCTCGAGCCGTCGGCGGCTGCCATCGCGACCGCGGCGATCCTGACGCTCCTGGTCTATCTCGCCGGGGGATACGTCCTGCGTGACGTGGAGTCGGCACGATTCGAGAACCGACGCTACCGCGCTCAGGTGATCGCACTCCCGTTGGTCAACGCCGCGTTCGGGACGCTGTTGCTCGAGAACGCCGTCGACGACGTGGCTCCCGACGCAGTCGGGCTCGGGGCAATCGCCGTCGCAGCCATCCTCGCGGGAGCCTACGCTGTCACCGACCGTCGACCGGTCCGGACCGACGGCACTGCCGCGGCAGGCTCCGTCGTCTTCCTCGCGCTCGGCGTCGTGGTCGTCGCCGACACGTTCGCGGGGACGGTCGGTGCGCTCGCGGTCGTCTGTGCCGGCGTCCTCGCAGCGACCCACCTCGAAGAGCCCGGCTTCCGGTACGGGAGTCACGCCGTCGCCGGGGCGACGGTCCTCAAACTACTCGCCGTCGACACGGACGAGTTGCCGGCGTTCGACGCTGCCGAACCGGTGGCGACGCTGACCGGCCGACCGGTCGCGTTCGCCCTCACGACCGCGGTCCTCTACGGGCTGGCGTGGTGGTTCGCTACCGACCGAGCGACGCTTTCTGTCGCAGAAAGCCGATACCTGCCGCCGCTCGAGGGAAGCTACGCGACCGTGGCGACCGGACTGGCCGTGCTCGTGCTTGCACTCGAGTTGTCCGGTCTCGGCGTCTCTGTCGCCTGGGTCCTGTTCGGACTCGTGTTGCTCACACTCGGTTTCACGCTCGACCGACGCGGGCTCCGAGCGCTGGCGATCGGCGTGTTCGGTCTCGCGACCGCGAAGGTCTTTC contains:
- a CDS encoding DUF2339 domain-containing protein, whose product is MNDDEDLRQEVHRLRDDVDALHRRLESLEDRLDANEDRSGDRSTVAEATADSPAEDVSSAECETDSGTSTIDDAELPDKTPADSRDWEFAVGVRWLGLAGAAALVIGVAFFVQLAIEIGLLGPLGRVAVGTLGGLALFGAGRYAATRQEYVRWGRIAAGAGMAVAYLSVYAAYGFEGYREAIGTPLWAVLAALTLLVGTTALVSIRDGAPLVVGEAFLLGYVTAALSLEAATLVVTPAYLLLLAGGVVAVATVEPWSRLVLSSTFATYGVFLLWLLDLEPSAAAIATAAILTLLVYLAGGYVLRDVESARFENRRYRAQVIALPLVNAAFGTLLLENAVDDVAPDAVGLGAIAVAAILAGAYAVTDRRPVRTDGTAAAGSVVFLALGVVVVADTFAGTVGALAVVCAGVLAATHLEEPGFRYGSHAVAGATVLKLLAVDTDELPAFDAAEPVATLTGRPVAFALTTAVLYGLAWWFATDRATLSVAESRYLPPLEGSYATVATGLAVLVLALELSGLGVSVAWVLFGLVLLTLGFTLDRRGLRALAIGVFGLATAKVFLVDTRDLDTVSRTLSFLVLGAVLLVASYAYARSRPDVSLALGDALGLEDEECREGE